One part of the Cystobacter ferrugineus genome encodes these proteins:
- a CDS encoding PAS domain-containing sensor histidine kinase, producing MRDQGSSAVVDISSLQEERARMILDNIEDYAVFMLDPTGHVKTWNKGAERINGYTLGEIQGRHFSLFYPPADIVAGKCERELRCASTEGRFEEEGWRIRKNGEQYWANVIITAMRDSTGKLVGFAKITRELTERRKAEEQIRQSEERFRLLLASIKDYAVFMLEPDGRVSSWNPGAQRLKGYQAQEIIGQPLSRFYMEEDVARGKPWDLLRAASEQGRVEDEGWRVRKDGSLFWANVIITAVRDQEGRLRGFAKVTRDLTERRKNEELLRRSEERFRLLVSSVKDYAIFMLDPNGRVMTWNDGAAHLKGYSAREIVGEHFSRFYPPEDLEKNKPAHQLEAAERDGRAEDEGWRVRKDGSLFWASVTITTMRDAKGDLLGFSKVTRDLTEHKRTEEERLQLAQSREAIRLRDEFLSIAAHELKTPLTALQLQLQGLRRDMASHENKHEVRLERALRSTGRLTHLVETLLDVTRISSGRLTLHPERIDLVATVREVAERLRDAASSANCPLLIREAQPIEGTWDQLRIEQVITNLLSNSFKYAAGHPIEVSMAREGAEAILVITDKGPGLPEKFMPRLFGRFERAAPMSHYGGLGLGLYVSREIVEAHGGIISAENVPDGGARFTIRMPTDLLTPGAAPDEAAASGPERPG from the coding sequence ATGCGTGATCAGGGCTCGTCGGCCGTCGTGGATATCTCCTCCCTTCAAGAAGAACGCGCGCGGATGATCCTCGACAACATCGAGGACTACGCCGTCTTCATGCTCGATCCCACCGGGCACGTGAAGACGTGGAACAAGGGGGCCGAGCGCATCAACGGCTACACCCTGGGAGAAATCCAGGGCAGGCACTTCTCCCTCTTCTACCCTCCGGCGGACATCGTCGCCGGCAAGTGCGAGCGCGAGCTGCGGTGCGCCTCGACCGAGGGCCGCTTCGAGGAGGAAGGCTGGCGCATCCGCAAGAATGGCGAGCAGTACTGGGCCAACGTGATCATCACCGCCATGCGCGACTCCACGGGCAAGCTGGTGGGGTTCGCCAAGATCACCCGGGAGCTCACCGAGCGCCGCAAGGCGGAGGAACAAATCCGCCAGAGCGAGGAGCGCTTCCGGTTGCTCCTCGCGAGCATCAAGGACTACGCCGTCTTCATGTTGGAGCCCGACGGGCGGGTGAGCAGTTGGAACCCTGGCGCCCAACGCCTCAAGGGCTACCAGGCCCAGGAGATCATCGGTCAACCCCTCAGCCGCTTCTACATGGAAGAGGATGTGGCGCGGGGCAAGCCGTGGGATCTGCTGCGCGCGGCCTCCGAGCAGGGCCGCGTCGAGGACGAGGGCTGGCGCGTGCGCAAGGACGGCTCGCTCTTCTGGGCGAACGTGATCATCACCGCCGTGCGCGACCAGGAGGGCCGCCTGCGAGGCTTCGCCAAGGTCACGCGGGATCTCACCGAGCGCCGCAAGAACGAGGAGCTGCTGCGGCGCAGCGAGGAGCGCTTCCGGCTGCTGGTCTCCAGCGTGAAGGACTACGCCATCTTCATGTTGGACCCCAACGGGCGCGTGATGACCTGGAACGATGGAGCGGCCCACCTCAAGGGCTACTCGGCCCGGGAGATCGTCGGCGAGCACTTCTCGCGCTTCTACCCGCCCGAGGATCTCGAGAAGAACAAGCCCGCCCACCAGCTCGAGGCCGCCGAGCGGGACGGCCGCGCCGAGGACGAAGGCTGGCGCGTGCGCAAGGACGGCTCGCTCTTCTGGGCCAGCGTGACCATCACCACGATGCGGGACGCGAAAGGCGACCTCCTGGGCTTCTCGAAGGTGACGCGAGACCTCACCGAACACAAACGGACGGAGGAGGAGCGCCTCCAGCTCGCCCAGAGCCGGGAGGCGATCCGGCTGCGTGACGAGTTCCTCTCCATCGCCGCACACGAGCTGAAGACGCCCCTCACGGCGCTCCAACTCCAGCTCCAGGGACTGAGACGGGACATGGCGTCCCACGAGAACAAGCACGAGGTCCGGCTCGAACGAGCGCTGCGCAGCACCGGGCGGCTGACCCATCTCGTCGAGACGTTGCTCGATGTCACCCGGATCTCCAGCGGCCGGCTCACCCTGCACCCGGAGCGCATCGATCTGGTCGCCACGGTACGGGAAGTCGCCGAGCGGCTGCGCGACGCGGCCTCCTCGGCCAACTGTCCGCTCCTCATCCGGGAGGCGCAGCCCATCGAGGGCACGTGGGATCAGCTCCGCATCGAGCAGGTGATCACCAACCTGCTGTCCAACTCGTTCAAGTACGCGGCCGGCCACCCGATCGAGGTCTCGATGGCGCGGGAGGGCGCCGAGGCGATCCTCGTCATCACCGACAAGGGGCCCGGCCTGCCGGAGAAATTCATGCCTCGGCTGTTCGGCAGGTTCGAGCGCGCCGCGCCCATGAGCCACTACGGCGGGCTGGGTCTGGGGCTCTACGTGAGCCGGGAGATTGTCGAGGCCCATGGCGGGATCATCTCCGCCGAGAACGTCCCGGATGGGGGCGCCCGCTTCACCATCCGCATGCCCACGGATCTCCTGACCCCCGGCGCGGCACCGGACGAAGCAGCCGCGTCAGGGCCGGAACGACCCGGCTGA
- a CDS encoding kelch repeat-containing protein, whose translation MKSTAKRVLKSFLGGAALAAAGLCFAPGTASAAQCVVQSTGGHIPAAKLVSLDQAALVTVTFCGGTAGYKSQTFLVRPDGTVHVGTGNTTPSGTEYEVGTFLKGGELVFAIRVPETGHTYYSGPGSRNPDGIVHAAVTDLGNNNYHVGFEDLFNSGDADYDDINLVVTSTALVVVPADDTDTDGDGIVDYVDNCVSIPNADQSDIDGDGVGDACSTYGTWSPTGPMFQVRILHTATKLDDGRVMVTGGYNPSTEIYDPATGGWTRFADSRTNHRYHTATKLNDGRVLIVGGDGASATKSAEIYDAANNTWTLTGNLATYRARHTATLLSSGKVLVVGGINKATNAALTSAELYDPATGTWSATGGMNEARANFTLTQLSDGKVLATGGGSGEVRSATAEVYDPATGTWTLVGNMTQGRNSHAAARLADGKVLVMGGAIDGTPSTTAELYNPATGTFTATGNMHQPRRNHTATLLPTGLVAVAGGYDKFTGTHGKAEMYNPLTGTWIPTTEMIEHRYSHTATLLNDGKVLVAGGISVAVENQVTAEVLH comes from the coding sequence ATGAAGTCCACGGCAAAGCGGGTCCTGAAGTCCTTCCTCGGTGGCGCGGCGCTGGCCGCGGCGGGCCTGTGCTTCGCTCCGGGCACGGCCTCGGCCGCCCAGTGCGTGGTGCAGTCGACGGGAGGCCACATCCCGGCGGCCAAGCTCGTCTCGCTGGATCAGGCGGCCCTGGTGACCGTGACCTTCTGCGGTGGCACCGCCGGCTACAAGAGCCAGACGTTCCTGGTGCGCCCCGACGGCACCGTGCACGTGGGCACCGGCAACACCACGCCCTCGGGGACGGAGTACGAGGTGGGCACGTTCCTCAAGGGTGGCGAGCTCGTCTTCGCCATTCGGGTGCCCGAGACGGGCCACACCTACTACTCGGGCCCGGGCAGCCGGAATCCGGATGGCATCGTCCATGCCGCGGTGACCGACCTGGGCAACAACAACTACCACGTCGGCTTCGAGGACCTCTTCAACAGCGGTGACGCGGACTATGACGACATCAACCTCGTCGTCACCTCCACCGCGCTCGTCGTCGTTCCCGCGGATGACACGGATACCGATGGCGACGGTATCGTCGACTACGTCGACAACTGCGTCTCCATCCCCAACGCGGACCAGAGCGACATCGACGGTGACGGCGTGGGTGACGCCTGCAGCACGTACGGCACCTGGTCGCCCACGGGCCCCATGTTCCAGGTCCGCATCCTCCACACCGCCACCAAGCTGGACGATGGCCGCGTGATGGTGACCGGCGGCTACAACCCCTCCACGGAAATCTACGATCCCGCCACGGGCGGCTGGACGCGCTTCGCCGACTCGCGCACCAACCACCGCTACCACACCGCCACCAAGCTGAACGATGGGCGCGTGCTGATCGTCGGCGGTGATGGTGCCAGCGCCACCAAGTCCGCCGAAATCTATGACGCGGCCAACAACACCTGGACGCTCACCGGCAACCTGGCGACGTACCGCGCGCGCCACACGGCCACGCTCCTGTCCTCGGGCAAGGTGCTGGTGGTGGGCGGCATCAACAAGGCGACGAACGCCGCGCTGACCTCCGCCGAGCTGTATGACCCGGCCACGGGGACCTGGAGCGCCACCGGCGGCATGAACGAGGCGCGCGCCAACTTCACCCTCACGCAGCTCTCCGATGGCAAGGTGCTCGCCACGGGCGGCGGCTCCGGTGAGGTGCGCTCGGCCACCGCCGAGGTGTACGACCCGGCCACCGGCACCTGGACGCTCGTGGGCAACATGACCCAGGGCCGCAACTCCCACGCCGCCGCCCGGCTCGCCGACGGCAAGGTGCTCGTCATGGGCGGCGCCATCGACGGCACGCCCTCCACCACCGCCGAGCTGTACAACCCGGCCACCGGCACCTTCACCGCCACCGGCAACATGCACCAGCCGCGCCGCAACCACACCGCCACCCTGCTCCCCACGGGCCTGGTCGCCGTCGCGGGCGGGTACGACAAGTTCACCGGCACCCACGGCAAGGCGGAGATGTACAACCCGCTGACCGGCACGTGGATCCCCACCACCGAGATGATCGAGCACCGCTACTCGCACACGGCGACCCTGCTCAATGATGGCAAGGTGCTCGTGGCCGGCGGCATCAGCGTCGCCGTGGAGAACCAGGTCACCGCCGAGGTGCTGCACTAA
- the carA gene encoding glutamine-hydrolyzing carbamoyl-phosphate synthase small subunit, with protein sequence MKRAVLALADGTTFEGRALGASGETVGEVVFNTSMTGYQEILTDPSYVGQIVTMAYPEMGNVGANPGDEESLKPHAVGMVVRNASAQQSNWRAQETLDAYLRRHGIVGIEGLDTRRLVRHLRINGAQMGVVSTEGHSASALVERARNAQGMEGMDLATGVSTSKPYLFTTPSPSLLGEEPRPVVEPRFDVVAYDYGLKRSMLHYLVDVGCRVKVVPAGTTAEEVLADKPHGVFLANGPGDPAAVKGADKVVASLLGKVPVFGICLGHQILALALGGRTYKMKFGHRGANQPVKDLLTGKVEITSQNHGFAVDDASVKGRAAVSHINLNDGTVEGLNVPDARAFSVQYHPEASPGPHDARYLFTRFAKLMAGE encoded by the coding sequence ATGAAGAGGGCCGTGCTGGCGTTGGCGGATGGCACCACCTTCGAGGGGCGCGCGCTGGGCGCGTCCGGCGAGACGGTGGGTGAAGTGGTGTTCAACACGTCGATGACCGGCTACCAGGAGATCCTCACCGACCCCTCCTATGTCGGGCAGATCGTCACCATGGCGTACCCGGAGATGGGCAACGTGGGCGCCAACCCCGGCGACGAGGAGTCGCTCAAGCCGCACGCGGTGGGCATGGTGGTGCGCAACGCCTCGGCGCAGCAGTCCAACTGGCGCGCCCAGGAGACGCTCGACGCCTACCTCAGGCGCCACGGCATCGTCGGCATCGAGGGCCTGGACACCCGGCGGCTCGTGCGCCACCTGCGCATCAACGGCGCGCAGATGGGCGTCGTCTCCACCGAGGGCCACTCGGCGAGCGCCCTGGTGGAGCGCGCCCGGAACGCCCAGGGCATGGAGGGCATGGACCTGGCCACCGGCGTGTCCACCTCCAAGCCCTACCTCTTCACCACGCCGTCCCCATCCCTGCTCGGCGAGGAGCCGCGCCCCGTCGTCGAGCCGCGCTTCGACGTGGTGGCCTACGACTACGGCCTCAAGCGCTCCATGCTCCACTACCTGGTGGACGTGGGGTGCCGGGTGAAGGTGGTGCCCGCGGGCACCACCGCCGAGGAGGTGCTCGCCGACAAGCCCCATGGCGTCTTCCTCGCCAACGGCCCCGGGGATCCGGCGGCGGTGAAGGGCGCGGACAAGGTGGTCGCCTCGTTGCTCGGCAAGGTGCCGGTGTTCGGCATCTGCCTGGGCCATCAGATCCTCGCCCTGGCGCTGGGGGGGCGGACCTACAAGATGAAGTTCGGCCACCGGGGCGCCAACCAGCCGGTGAAGGATCTGCTCACGGGCAAGGTGGAAATCACCAGTCAGAATCATGGTTTCGCCGTGGATGACGCCAGCGTGAAGGGCAGGGCGGCGGTGAGCCACATCAACCTCAACGACGGCACCGTGGAGGGCCTGAACGTGCCGGACGCCCGGGCGTTCAGCGTCCAGTACCACCCGGAGGCCTCGCCGGGGCCCCATGATGCCCGCTACCTCTTCACCCGCTTCGCGAAGCTGATGGCCGGAGAGTAG
- a CDS encoding dihydroorotase, with the protein MNPTTVLLRRGRVIDPRHGVDGVRDVLVRDGVVAEVSEAPIQAPPDAQVVDAQGRWVLPGFIDLHVHLREPGEEGKETVLTGSRAAVAGGFTAVVAMPNTKPVNDSVLITEYVKAKAREAGLCRVYLAGAITKGLQGEEMAEMGALVAAGCVCITDDGRPVMNAGLMRRALQYATQFDLPVMVHEEDLTLSGKGVMHEGATSTRLGLIGIPPSAEVAMVARDLVLLEETRGRLHVAHVSCEGSVRLIREAKRRGLRVTAEATPHHFTLEDEAVGDYDTHARMNPPLRSRQDVLAVREALADGTIDAIATDHAPHGVLEKQVEFDKAWNGVVGLETALGLTLAAVREGALSLTRAVALLSDGPARAFGLPGGHLAVGAPADITVVEPDVEWTVDATRFFSRSRNTPFHGRRLTGRVAQTWVGGRLVFENGQTKESRS; encoded by the coding sequence ATGAATCCGACGACAGTGCTGCTGCGCCGCGGACGCGTCATCGATCCGCGCCACGGCGTGGATGGGGTGCGGGACGTGCTGGTGCGCGACGGGGTGGTGGCCGAGGTGTCCGAGGCCCCGATCCAAGCGCCGCCGGATGCCCAGGTGGTGGACGCCCAGGGCCGGTGGGTGCTGCCGGGCTTCATCGATCTGCACGTGCACCTGCGCGAGCCGGGCGAGGAGGGCAAGGAGACGGTGCTCACCGGGAGCCGCGCCGCGGTGGCCGGTGGCTTCACCGCGGTAGTGGCCATGCCCAACACCAAGCCCGTCAACGACAGCGTGCTCATTACCGAGTACGTGAAGGCCAAGGCGCGCGAGGCGGGGTTGTGCCGGGTGTATCTGGCGGGCGCCATCACCAAGGGCCTGCAGGGCGAGGAGATGGCGGAGATGGGGGCGCTCGTGGCCGCTGGCTGCGTGTGCATCACCGACGACGGCCGCCCGGTGATGAACGCCGGCCTCATGCGCCGCGCGCTCCAGTACGCCACCCAGTTCGACCTGCCCGTCATGGTGCACGAGGAGGACCTGACGCTGTCGGGCAAGGGCGTCATGCACGAGGGGGCCACCTCCACGCGCCTGGGGCTCATCGGCATTCCGCCCTCGGCCGAGGTGGCCATGGTGGCCAGGGATCTCGTGCTCCTGGAGGAGACGCGCGGTCGGCTGCACGTGGCCCACGTGTCGTGCGAGGGGAGCGTGCGCCTGATTCGCGAGGCCAAGCGCCGGGGCCTGCGCGTCACCGCCGAGGCCACCCCGCACCACTTCACGCTGGAGGACGAGGCGGTGGGGGACTACGACACCCACGCCCGGATGAATCCGCCCCTGCGCTCCCGCCAGGACGTGCTGGCCGTGCGCGAGGCGCTCGCGGATGGAACGATTGACGCCATCGCCACTGATCACGCGCCCCATGGCGTGCTGGAGAAGCAGGTGGAGTTCGACAAGGCGTGGAATGGCGTGGTGGGACTGGAGACCGCCCTGGGGCTCACCCTGGCGGCGGTGCGCGAGGGCGCGCTGAGCCTGACGCGGGCCGTGGCCCTCCTGTCGGACGGGCCGGCCAGGGCATTCGGGCTGCCGGGCGGCCATCTGGCCGTCGGGGCTCCAGCGGACATCACAGTCGTGGAGCCGGATGTGGAGTGGACGGTGGATGCGACGCGGTTCTTTTCCCGCAGCCGCAACACCCCCTTCCATGGCCGGCGTTTGACGGGCCGGGTCGCCCAGACATGGGTGGGTGGACGGCTGGTCTTCGAGAACGGGCAGACGAAGGAGTCCAGGTCATGA
- a CDS encoding aspartate carbamoyltransferase catalytic subunit gives MRHLLGIEGLRRSEIEALLDRAEAHLHGSPDASHVLRGKVVANLFFEDSTRTRTSFEMAAHALGAEVLNWTMAGSSVSKGETLLDTARNIEATGPVALIIRHRSSGAPHLVARHVRCAVVNAGDGTHEHPSQALLDAFTLRRRWGRFDGRTVLIIGDILHSRVARSNLHCLTALGAKVVLCGPPTLLPPGLESLGARVTSRLDDVLPEADAVMCLRVQSERQSESFFPSAREFSRLFGLNAARAERLKPEALVMHPGPMNRGVEIAPAVADGPHSVILEQVAHGVAVRRAVLEVVCR, from the coding sequence ATGCGTCATCTGTTGGGAATCGAGGGCTTGCGTCGCTCGGAGATCGAGGCGCTGCTCGATCGGGCCGAGGCCCACCTGCACGGCAGTCCCGACGCCTCGCATGTGCTCCGGGGCAAGGTGGTGGCCAACCTCTTCTTCGAGGACTCCACCCGTACTCGCACCTCCTTCGAGATGGCCGCGCACGCGCTCGGGGCCGAGGTGCTCAACTGGACGATGGCGGGCTCGTCGGTCTCCAAGGGCGAGACGCTCCTGGACACCGCGCGCAACATCGAGGCCACCGGCCCCGTGGCGCTCATCATCCGCCACCGCTCCTCGGGCGCGCCCCACCTGGTGGCCCGGCACGTGCGCTGCGCCGTCGTCAACGCGGGTGACGGCACCCACGAGCACCCCTCGCAAGCCCTGCTGGATGCCTTCACGCTGCGCCGGCGCTGGGGAAGGTTCGACGGGCGCACGGTGCTCATCATCGGCGACATCCTCCACAGCCGCGTGGCGCGCTCCAACCTGCACTGCCTCACCGCGCTGGGCGCGAAGGTGGTGCTGTGCGGCCCGCCCACGCTCCTGCCGCCGGGGCTCGAGTCGCTCGGGGCCCGCGTCACCTCGCGCCTGGACGACGTGCTGCCCGAGGCGGACGCCGTCATGTGTCTGCGCGTGCAGTCGGAGCGCCAGAGCGAGAGCTTCTTTCCCTCGGCGCGCGAGTTCTCCCGGCTGTTCGGACTCAACGCCGCCCGCGCCGAGCGGCTCAAGCCGGAGGCGCTCGTCATGCACCCCGGCCCCATGAATCGCGGGGTGGAGATCGCTCCCGCCGTGGCCGACGGCCCCCACAGCGTCATCCTCGAGCAGGTGGCGCACGGGGTGGCCGTGCGCCGCGCCGTCCTGGAGGTGGTGTGCCGATGA
- the lepB gene encoding signal peptidase I: MSLSATSPTGFEATLSARQSPEQLKASRAQLWRERLTSLWAPLVVIGLAYIPYLLFIEFVPESAAWGQPLMQALAGGMVLYFLGLLLWRMAVPRARVLRALRSEARELLDEVARIHKRVPGKISAEASVRLAEQAMQVEAAIVAGEVPRLEQETRAFDALATQLLGVWRKQDTWEVISGFAKAFAVAVVIRVFIIEPYRIPSGSMLPTLEIGDQVFINKFIYGVRLPYTNYVPFQIVRAPARGDVIVFNNPVQTDVDFIKRVVGVPGDTVELVDGEVRINGVPQERTLVDEDLIVYNKHDTLGWFPEHRRLYEENLSGKRHAVLQDAPTARTPHEGPYVVPEGHVFVMGDNRENSSDSRYGLGTGMGVAFVPYGHIKGKAMVIWLALGHGGWLSGFFDGTGLRTDRLFTPVR; the protein is encoded by the coding sequence ATGTCCCTCAGCGCCACCTCTCCGACCGGCTTCGAGGCCACCCTGTCCGCCCGCCAGAGTCCCGAGCAGCTCAAGGCGAGCCGCGCGCAGTTGTGGCGCGAGCGGCTCACCAGCCTGTGGGCGCCCCTGGTGGTGATCGGCCTGGCGTACATTCCCTACCTGCTGTTCATCGAGTTCGTGCCCGAGTCCGCCGCGTGGGGCCAGCCGCTCATGCAGGCGCTGGCGGGGGGCATGGTGCTGTACTTCCTGGGACTGCTGCTCTGGCGCATGGCGGTGCCCCGGGCCCGGGTGCTGCGCGCGCTGCGCAGCGAGGCGCGCGAGCTGCTCGACGAGGTGGCGCGCATCCACAAGCGGGTGCCGGGGAAGATCTCCGCCGAGGCGTCCGTGCGGCTCGCCGAGCAGGCGATGCAGGTGGAGGCCGCCATCGTCGCCGGGGAAGTGCCGCGCCTGGAGCAGGAGACGCGGGCGTTCGACGCGCTCGCCACCCAGTTGCTCGGGGTCTGGCGCAAGCAGGACACCTGGGAGGTCATCTCCGGCTTCGCCAAGGCGTTCGCGGTGGCGGTCGTCATCCGCGTCTTCATCATCGAGCCCTACCGCATCCCCTCCGGCTCCATGCTGCCCACGCTGGAGATCGGCGATCAGGTCTTCATCAACAAGTTCATCTACGGCGTGCGGCTGCCGTACACCAACTACGTGCCGTTCCAGATCGTCCGCGCCCCGGCGCGCGGGGACGTCATCGTCTTCAACAACCCCGTGCAGACGGACGTGGACTTCATCAAGCGCGTGGTGGGCGTGCCCGGCGACACCGTGGAGCTCGTCGACGGCGAGGTGCGCATCAACGGCGTGCCCCAGGAGCGCACGTTGGTGGACGAGGATCTGATCGTCTACAACAAGCACGACACCCTCGGCTGGTTCCCCGAGCACCGGCGGCTCTACGAGGAGAACCTGTCGGGCAAGCGCCACGCCGTGCTCCAGGACGCGCCGACCGCCCGCACGCCGCACGAGGGGCCCTACGTCGTCCCCGAGGGTCACGTCTTCGTCATGGGTGACAATCGGGAAAACAGCTCCGACAGCCGCTATGGCCTGGGCACCGGCATGGGCGTGGCGTTCGTGCCCTACGGCCACATCAAGGGCAAGGCCATGGTCATCTGGTTGGCGCTCGGCCACGGTGGCTGGTTGAGCGGCTTCTTCGATGGAACCGGCTTGCGCACGGATCGCCTCTTCACGCCAGTGCGCTGA
- the lepA gene encoding translation elongation factor 4, producing the protein MPSENAHIRNFSIIAHIDHGKSTLADRLLDATGTVTKREAQDQFLDNMELERERGITIKAQSVRMSYTASDGQKYVLNLIDTPGHVDFAYEVSRSLAACEGALLVVDASQGVEAQTLANVYMALDHNLEIIPVINKIDLPSADVERTRTEIEDVIGIDGSSAVPASAKEGIGIKDILEAVVKNVPPPSGDPAAPLRALIFDSWYDNYRGVVTLVRVLEGTLKLKQKIKLWSNNKVFEVQELGVFSPFSRPVPQLIAGEVGVLVANVKELQDAKVGDTVTEELRPTDAPFPGFKEVKPMVFSGIFPVDSDQYEGLRDALAKLKLNDAAFTYEPESSTALGFGFRCGYLGLLHMEIVQERLEREYNLSLITTAPSVVYRITDSQGAVTHVDNPAKLPPVQKIAKFEEPVLTCHIHVPNDYLGAVLKLCQDRRGVQKDMKYLGTSGTRVQVTYEMPLAEVVFDFFDKLKSVTRGYASLDYELAGYVEADLVRLDILINGDPVDALSVIVHKERAYQRGREVCQKLKEVIPKQMYEVAIQGAIGAKIISRETISAIRKNVLAKCYGGDISRKRKLLEKQKEGKKRMKQVGSVEIPQEAFLAVLKTEE; encoded by the coding sequence ATGCCGTCCGAAAACGCCCACATCCGCAACTTCTCGATCATCGCGCACATCGACCACGGCAAGTCCACCCTGGCCGATCGCTTGCTCGACGCCACCGGTACGGTGACGAAGCGCGAGGCGCAGGACCAGTTCCTCGACAACATGGAGCTGGAGCGCGAGCGGGGCATCACCATCAAGGCCCAGTCGGTGCGGATGAGCTACACCGCCAGCGACGGCCAGAAGTACGTCCTCAACCTCATCGACACCCCGGGACACGTCGACTTCGCCTACGAGGTGAGCCGCTCGCTCGCCGCGTGCGAGGGTGCCCTGCTGGTGGTGGACGCCTCCCAGGGCGTCGAGGCCCAGACGCTCGCCAACGTCTACATGGCGTTGGACCACAACCTGGAGATCATCCCGGTCATCAACAAGATCGATCTGCCGAGCGCCGACGTGGAGCGCACGCGTACGGAGATCGAGGACGTGATCGGCATCGACGGCTCCAGTGCCGTGCCGGCCTCCGCCAAGGAGGGCATCGGCATCAAGGACATCCTCGAGGCGGTGGTGAAGAACGTGCCGCCCCCGTCGGGAGATCCGGCCGCTCCGCTGCGCGCGCTCATCTTCGATAGCTGGTACGACAACTACCGCGGCGTGGTGACGCTGGTGCGCGTGCTCGAGGGCACGCTCAAGCTCAAGCAGAAGATCAAGCTGTGGAGCAACAACAAGGTCTTCGAGGTGCAGGAGCTGGGCGTCTTCAGCCCCTTCTCGCGCCCCGTGCCGCAGCTCATCGCGGGCGAGGTGGGCGTGCTCGTGGCCAACGTGAAGGAGCTCCAGGACGCCAAGGTGGGTGACACCGTGACGGAGGAGCTGCGCCCCACGGACGCGCCCTTCCCGGGCTTCAAGGAAGTCAAGCCCATGGTGTTCTCCGGCATCTTCCCGGTGGACTCCGATCAGTACGAGGGCCTGCGCGACGCGCTGGCCAAGCTCAAGCTCAACGACGCGGCCTTCACCTACGAGCCCGAGTCCTCCACGGCGCTCGGCTTCGGCTTCCGCTGCGGCTACCTGGGCCTGTTGCACATGGAGATCGTCCAGGAGCGCCTGGAGCGCGAGTACAACCTGTCGCTCATCACCACGGCGCCCTCGGTGGTCTACCGCATCACCGACTCGCAGGGCGCGGTGACGCACGTGGACAACCCGGCCAAGCTGCCGCCGGTGCAGAAGATCGCCAAGTTCGAGGAGCCCGTCCTCACCTGCCACATCCACGTGCCCAACGACTACCTGGGCGCGGTGCTCAAGCTGTGCCAGGACCGGAGAGGCGTGCAGAAGGACATGAAGTACCTGGGCACCAGCGGCACGCGCGTGCAGGTGACGTACGAGATGCCCCTGGCCGAGGTCGTCTTCGACTTCTTCGACAAGCTCAAGAGCGTCACGCGCGGCTACGCCAGCCTCGACTACGAGCTGGCCGGCTACGTGGAGGCGGACCTGGTGCGCCTGGACATCCTCATCAACGGGGACCCCGTGGACGCGCTCAGCGTCATCGTCCACAAGGAGCGCGCCTACCAGCGCGGCCGCGAGGTGTGCCAGAAGCTCAAGGAAGTCATTCCCAAGCAGATGTACGAGGTGGCCATCCAGGGCGCCATCGGCGCGAAGATCATCTCGCGCGAGACCATCTCCGCCATCCGCAAGAACGTGCTCGCCAAGTGCTACGGCGGTGACATCAGCCGCAAGCGCAAGCTCCTGGAGAAGCAGAAGGAGGGCAAGAAGCGCATGAAGCAGGTGGGCTCGGTGGAGATCCCGCAGGAGGCCTTCCTCGCGGTGCTCAAGACGGAGGAATAG
- a CDS encoding SRPBCC family protein yields MLKKILLGLAVVIVALFGVIATRPSTYTVQRSATFKAPPDIAFALVNDFHQWGGWLPWNALDPSQKTTFEGAPMGVGARYGWSGNDQVGEGRMLIEESKPNELVRIQLEFIRPFASSTLTTFTFKPVAEGVEVTWGMSGEDNFMGKAFSLVVDRDAMLGKDFDKGLAAMKTLAEAEAGKRAEAEAAKLAAEKAAAPAEAPPAAEGGQAVAAPTP; encoded by the coding sequence GTGCTCAAGAAGATCCTCCTGGGTCTGGCTGTCGTCATCGTCGCGCTGTTCGGCGTCATCGCCACGCGTCCGTCCACCTACACCGTCCAGCGCTCCGCGACGTTCAAGGCGCCGCCGGACATCGCTTTCGCGCTGGTGAATGACTTCCACCAGTGGGGTGGGTGGTTGCCGTGGAACGCGCTGGACCCGAGCCAGAAGACGACGTTCGAGGGAGCGCCCATGGGCGTGGGGGCGCGCTACGGCTGGTCCGGCAATGATCAGGTGGGCGAGGGCCGGATGCTCATCGAGGAGAGCAAGCCGAACGAGCTCGTGCGCATCCAGTTGGAGTTCATCCGCCCCTTCGCTTCTTCCACGCTCACCACCTTCACGTTCAAGCCGGTGGCCGAGGGCGTCGAGGTGACCTGGGGGATGAGCGGCGAGGACAACTTCATGGGCAAGGCCTTCTCGCTCGTCGTCGATCGGGACGCCATGCTCGGCAAGGACTTCGACAAGGGCCTGGCGGCCATGAAGACGCTGGCGGAGGCCGAGGCCGGCAAGCGCGCCGAGGCGGAGGCGGCGAAGCTGGCGGCCGAGAAGGCGGCGGCCCCGGCCGAGGCTCCTCCTGCCGCCGAGGGCGGGCAGGCCGTCGCGGCTCCCACGCCGTGA